A window from gamma proteobacterium SS-5 encodes these proteins:
- the recB gene encoding exodeoxyribonuclease V subunit beta, translated as MSAPLSLDPLDFPLHGSRLIEASAGTGKTYTLALLYVRLVLGHGGQGQAFARPLTPAEILVVTFTEAAAGELRERIRARLVEAADCFQMDPDTRLDDPADIALRRLRASYPAKDWPGCAWRLQMAAEAMDEACISTIHGWCNRMLREHAFDTRGLFQRELLSDTKDLLTQAVRDYWRIHFYPLSEQQAQCVSQAFSQPDSLQAALIGLLGADTQGVSFKGEPLRVDDLGPFIQLQLDYEHRHQAAQAEQEASQQALQAQQAEVRTLWRQDWTEIRNQLLQLRPHLNGTRHDSSTEEKFNALLDAIQAWTQGGPEPAKLANFACGQFRFKAKAALQQAPDLAAFDRLGDLLQARAQSETAIDALQPPQPGLQAAILAHALDWVGQRLAENLKRQAAMGFDDLLLQLQQALDPQYAGDHAEHLAEVLTEAFPVALIDEFQDTDPIQYRIFERIYGLSDAEQAANPQAPARPITGLFLIGDPKQAIYSFRGADIHSYLEARQATAGRHYSLSRNFRSSQGLVTACNFLFGQAEAFPGGAFRFAQGGHNPLPYVQVEAQGVDEQLYLPGQQGQAQRPLTLWYLPPAAGAEALGMEDYRAQAARLAARRVAQWLAAAGQGQAGFGPLAQGVREGQANPITRPLQAADIAILVRQGSEALLLRRELDSLGVASVYLSDRESVFCSAEAVDLVHWLSACNEPGNEALVRKALASNSLALPIEQLAAWQEDELAWEAQMQRFARLQQIWRGQGVLAMLYCLLDEYELPARLKGSGERSLTNLLHLAEWLQQAQAQLDGEQALIRHLSEHLGLKDEQQLLRLESDEARVKLVTIHKSKGLEYPLVLLPFIAAWREIDGKTRQVPWRHQGASYREVAGKQAFGQAWEQANTERLSEDMRLLYVALTRARHALWLGLAPLKSGNAKYPQLERSALGHLLNGGTRISGPEQLLGRLRAWLAACDQIALEAVDGEQGLDLNLNPDSPDSTPQDDTQPAPPLGQARPAPELGDIADWWIASYSAIGYQDGNDRPAPAPAQAQSPYLRDQEPDSARSAKADELRGQTEAELEPTKLEAQATTSGGPPGKAQVMRQLPAGSLWGTFLHGLLEWAAEQRYRSTDGRLLRGFAAAVADDAGRRDQLARRCRLRAIGHLAGPLSDWLKGFLQQPWTLPGSGIQGFSLVDLNPAEMAVELEFLIGCQGLDIAELDRQIIDLSLDGAPRPCAQPTRLKGLLKGFIDLVVVHQGRYYVIDWKSNHLGQGPQAYSQSAMRQAILGHRYDLQYLLYLLALHRLLQARLPDYDYDRHVGGAIYVFLRARPGPDPAQGLFFDRPSRRLIERMDRAFRQGNPGLESTKGNP; from the coding sequence ATGAGCGCGCCCTTGTCCCTGGACCCGCTGGACTTCCCCCTGCATGGCAGCCGTCTGATCGAGGCCAGCGCCGGCACCGGCAAGACCTATACCCTGGCTCTGCTCTATGTGCGCTTGGTGCTGGGTCATGGTGGGCAGGGGCAGGCCTTTGCCCGGCCCCTGACGCCGGCCGAGATCCTGGTGGTGACCTTTACCGAGGCCGCCGCTGGCGAGCTGCGCGAGCGCATCCGCGCCCGCCTGGTGGAGGCAGCCGATTGCTTCCAGATGGACCCCGATACCCGGCTCGATGATCCGGCCGATATCGCCCTGCGGCGGCTGCGCGCCTCCTATCCGGCTAAGGACTGGCCCGGCTGCGCCTGGCGCCTGCAGATGGCGGCCGAGGCCATGGACGAGGCCTGCATCTCCACCATCCATGGCTGGTGCAATCGTATGCTCAGGGAACACGCCTTCGACACCCGGGGCCTGTTCCAGCGAGAGCTGCTCAGTGATACCAAGGATCTGCTGACCCAGGCGGTGCGCGATTACTGGCGCATCCACTTCTACCCTCTGAGCGAGCAGCAGGCCCAGTGCGTCAGCCAGGCCTTCTCCCAGCCCGATAGCCTGCAAGCGGCCCTGATCGGCCTGCTCGGGGCCGATACCCAGGGGGTCAGCTTCAAGGGTGAGCCCCTGCGGGTGGATGATCTGGGGCCCTTTATCCAGCTCCAGCTGGACTACGAGCACCGGCACCAAGCGGCCCAGGCCGAGCAAGAGGCCAGTCAGCAGGCCCTGCAGGCCCAGCAGGCCGAGGTACGGACCCTCTGGCGGCAGGACTGGACCGAGATCCGCAACCAGCTGCTACAGCTCAGACCCCACCTCAACGGTACCCGCCACGACAGCAGCACGGAGGAGAAGTTCAACGCCCTGCTGGACGCCATCCAGGCCTGGACCCAGGGTGGCCCCGAGCCTGCCAAGCTGGCCAATTTCGCCTGCGGGCAGTTCCGCTTCAAGGCCAAGGCGGCGCTGCAGCAGGCCCCGGACCTGGCCGCCTTCGACCGGCTCGGGGATTTGCTACAGGCACGGGCGCAAAGTGAGACCGCGATCGACGCCCTGCAACCGCCGCAGCCTGGCCTGCAGGCGGCCATCCTGGCCCATGCCCTGGACTGGGTAGGGCAGCGCCTTGCCGAGAATCTCAAACGCCAGGCCGCCATGGGCTTTGATGACCTGCTGCTGCAACTGCAACAGGCCCTGGACCCGCAATATGCCGGTGATCACGCCGAGCACCTGGCCGAGGTACTGACCGAGGCCTTCCCGGTGGCCCTGATCGACGAGTTTCAGGACACCGACCCCATCCAATACCGCATCTTCGAACGTATCTATGGGTTAAGCGATGCCGAGCAGGCCGCCAACCCCCAGGCTCCCGCCCGGCCCATCACCGGCCTGTTTCTCATCGGCGACCCCAAGCAGGCCATCTACAGCTTTCGCGGTGCCGATATCCACAGCTACCTGGAGGCCCGTCAGGCCACCGCCGGGCGGCACTACAGCCTGAGCCGTAACTTCCGCTCCAGCCAGGGCCTGGTGACGGCCTGCAACTTCCTGTTTGGTCAGGCCGAGGCCTTCCCCGGCGGGGCCTTTCGCTTTGCCCAGGGCGGGCACAATCCGCTGCCCTATGTGCAGGTCGAGGCGCAGGGGGTTGACGAGCAGCTTTATCTGCCAGGCCAGCAGGGCCAGGCCCAAAGGCCCCTGACCCTCTGGTATCTGCCGCCAGCAGCGGGTGCTGAGGCGCTGGGCATGGAGGATTATCGCGCCCAGGCGGCCCGGCTGGCGGCCCGCCGGGTGGCCCAGTGGCTGGCGGCGGCAGGCCAGGGGCAGGCCGGGTTCGGCCCCCTGGCCCAAGGGGTGCGGGAAGGCCAGGCCAACCCCATAACCCGGCCGCTGCAGGCGGCGGATATCGCCATCCTGGTGCGTCAGGGCAGCGAGGCCCTGCTGCTGCGCCGGGAGCTGGACTCCCTGGGTGTGGCCAGCGTCTATCTGTCCGACCGGGAATCCGTATTCTGTAGCGCGGAGGCGGTGGATCTGGTGCATTGGCTGAGCGCCTGCAACGAACCGGGCAACGAGGCCCTGGTGCGCAAGGCCCTGGCCAGCAACAGCCTGGCCCTGCCCATCGAACAGCTGGCCGCCTGGCAGGAGGACGAGCTGGCCTGGGAGGCGCAGATGCAGCGCTTTGCCCGCTTGCAACAGATCTGGCGGGGGCAGGGTGTGCTGGCCATGCTCTATTGCCTGCTGGATGAGTATGAGCTGCCAGCGCGGCTTAAGGGGAGCGGCGAGCGCAGCCTGACCAACCTGCTGCACCTGGCCGAATGGCTGCAACAGGCGCAGGCCCAGCTGGATGGTGAACAGGCCCTGATTCGCCACCTGAGCGAACACCTGGGGCTGAAGGACGAACAGCAACTGCTGCGCCTGGAAAGCGATGAGGCCCGGGTCAAGCTGGTCACCATCCACAAGTCCAAGGGCCTGGAATACCCCCTGGTACTGCTGCCCTTCATCGCCGCCTGGCGTGAGATCGACGGCAAGACCCGGCAGGTGCCCTGGCGTCATCAGGGGGCCAGCTACCGGGAGGTGGCCGGCAAGCAGGCCTTTGGCCAGGCCTGGGAACAGGCCAACACAGAGCGCCTGAGCGAGGACATGCGCCTGCTCTATGTCGCCCTCACCCGCGCCCGCCATGCCCTCTGGCTGGGGTTGGCGCCGCTCAAATCCGGCAACGCCAAATACCCCCAGCTGGAACGCTCGGCACTGGGACACCTGCTCAACGGCGGCACAAGGATCAGCGGCCCCGAACAGCTGCTGGGGCGGTTGCGGGCCTGGCTTGCGGCCTGTGATCAAATCGCCCTGGAAGCGGTGGACGGGGAGCAGGGCCTGGACCTGAACCTGAACCCGGATTCACCCGACTCTACCCCGCAGGACGACACACAACCCGCCCCGCCCCTGGGCCAAGCCCGACCCGCCCCCGAGCTTGGCGATATCGCCGACTGGTGGATCGCCAGCTACTCGGCCATAGGTTATCAGGACGGCAACGACCGGCCCGCCCCGGCACCGGCCCAGGCGCAATCCCCCTATCTGCGTGATCAGGAGCCGGACAGTGCCCGGTCAGCCAAGGCCGATGAGCTGCGCGGCCAGACCGAGGCCGAGCTCGAGCCCACCAAGCTGGAGGCCCAGGCCACGACCAGCGGCGGCCCGCCCGGCAAGGCCCAGGTGATGCGGCAGCTACCCGCTGGCAGCCTCTGGGGCACCTTCCTGCACGGCCTGCTGGAATGGGCCGCCGAACAGCGCTACCGCAGCACAGATGGCCGGTTGCTGCGCGGCTTTGCCGCTGCTGTGGCAGACGATGCCGGGCGGCGGGATCAGCTGGCCCGGCGCTGCCGTCTGCGCGCTATCGGGCATCTGGCCGGGCCACTGAGCGACTGGCTCAAGGGCTTTTTGCAGCAACCCTGGACGCTGCCCGGCAGCGGCATCCAGGGCTTCTCCTTGGTCGATCTGAACCCGGCCGAGATGGCGGTGGAGCTGGAGTTTCTCATCGGCTGCCAGGGCCTGGACATCGCCGAGCTGGATCGACAGATCATCGACCTCAGCCTGGATGGAGCACCACGGCCCTGCGCCCAGCCAACCCGGCTCAAGGGCCTGCTGAAGGGCTTTATCGACCTGGTGGTGGTGCATCAAGGGCGCTATTACGTGATTGACTGGAAATCCAACCACCTCGGCCAAGGCCCCCAGGCCTACAGCCAGTCGGCCATGCGTCAGGCCATCCTGGGGCACCGCTACGACCTGCAATACCTGCTCTACCTGCTGGCCCTGCACCGGCTGCTACAGGCGCGCCTGCCGGACTACGACTATGATCGCCATGTGGGCGGGGCGATCTACGTATTCCTGCGCGCCCGACCCGGCCCGGATCCAGCCCAGGGTCTGTTCTTCGACCGCCCCTCAAGGCGGCTTATCGAGCGGATGGACCGGGCCTTCCGCCAGGGCAATCCCGGGCTGGAATCAACCAAAGGCAACCCATGA
- a CDS encoding 16S rRNA (uracil(1498)-N(3))-methyltransferase, which yields MRITRLYTPQALAVDSEIELGPDGCRRLSQVLRLQAGAELLLFNGDGRDYPARLLRSDRRACRVLVTGQGEPEGPPRLVIELALGISRPERMDLALQKAVELGVSGIQPLLLAFCNQRQQGDWREKKARHWRQIILSACEQSGRRWLPQLAQVTDLEGWLGQPPADGPELGLDLVLDPGGGQTLADLSAPAAGRPIRLLVGPEGGLAADEIQACAKRGFSPIRLGPRVLRTETAPLAAIAALQALWGDFC from the coding sequence ATGCGCATCACCCGCCTCTACACCCCCCAAGCCCTGGCCGTGGATAGCGAAATCGAGCTGGGGCCGGATGGCTGCCGACGTCTGAGCCAGGTATTGCGGCTCCAGGCCGGGGCCGAGTTGCTGTTGTTCAATGGCGATGGCCGCGATTACCCGGCCCGGTTGTTACGCAGCGACCGACGCGCCTGCCGGGTATTGGTCACCGGCCAGGGCGAGCCGGAGGGCCCGCCCCGGTTGGTGATCGAGCTGGCCCTGGGCATCTCCCGCCCGGAGCGCATGGACCTGGCCCTGCAAAAGGCGGTGGAGCTGGGGGTGAGCGGGATTCAGCCCCTGCTGCTGGCCTTCTGTAATCAGCGCCAGCAGGGGGATTGGCGGGAGAAGAAGGCCCGCCATTGGCGGCAGATCATCCTCAGCGCCTGTGAGCAAAGCGGGCGGCGGTGGCTGCCCCAGCTAGCCCAGGTGACGGACCTGGAGGGCTGGCTGGGACAGCCCCCGGCCGATGGACCGGAACTGGGTCTGGACCTGGTGCTGGACCCCGGCGGGGGGCAGACCCTGGCCGATCTGTCCGCCCCGGCGGCGGGGCGGCCCATCCGCTTGTTGGTCGGCCCCGAGGGCGGTCTTGCCGCAGATGAGATCCAGGCCTGCGCCAAACGGGGCTTCAGCCCCATCCGCCTGGGGCCACGGGTGCTGCGCACCGAGACTGCGCCCCTGGCCGCCATAGCGGCCTTGCAGGCCTTGTGGGGGGATTTTTGCTGA
- the recD gene encoding exodeoxyribonuclease V subunit alpha, with protein sequence MTATSEEILAGLKTWVELGALRWLDLAFAQFAAEQCAQAQAVIPLAAALVSGHNGHGHVCLDLADLWARPQLQLPQLQEADPRPLRQLQAWLAGWGLEHWLEQLEASGLAQARWSPDWDSAGTSPLVLDGGQQRPLLYLRRYWGYEQRIRQGIEQRLQPLQLPQGQVRGLLDGLFADDTAQPRPNWQKIACALAARSGFAIITGGPGTGKTTTVVRLLALLQGLRLRNGQPLLQVRLVAPTGKAAARLNESIAGSVQGLALDGLLPGDQTQHWRNAIPTEVSTLHRLLGSRPGSRRFRHHPGNPLALDLVVVDEASMVDVEMMASLVAALPDQARLILLGDKDQLASVEAGSVLGDLCRQAERGRYWPATQDWIEQASGEQIGQSAAGPGLIDPQGPALLQATTMLRHSYRFDAHPGIGRLAERVNTGQARVAEIKTLCVEQAWQGPGKTGSLGYLQLDRHDEQRPDSTLLELVIQGYWPYLQRIGQMPQGTQPEDWDAWALQVFAAQRRFQLLTAVRAGAFGVEGMNRLIYQALRARLSQDRDQEPNPNGAEVERRWPVQAGLWYLGRPLLVTRNDYGLRLMNGDIGICLPRPGPQRQWQRLAAFPDGGGGVRWILPSRLQQVETVFAMTVHKSQGSEFEHSLLLLPDQPSPVLTKELLYTGITRASQRFTLACPSDPVLQQALSSRVSRGSGL encoded by the coding sequence ATGACAGCGACATCCGAGGAAATACTTGCAGGACTAAAGACCTGGGTCGAGCTGGGTGCCCTGCGCTGGCTGGACCTGGCCTTTGCCCAGTTCGCCGCCGAGCAATGTGCCCAGGCCCAGGCCGTCATCCCCTTGGCCGCAGCCCTGGTCAGCGGCCACAACGGCCATGGCCACGTCTGCCTGGACCTGGCCGACCTCTGGGCACGGCCGCAGCTGCAACTGCCCCAGTTGCAGGAGGCCGACCCCAGGCCCCTGCGCCAACTCCAGGCCTGGCTGGCGGGCTGGGGCCTGGAGCATTGGCTGGAACAACTGGAGGCCAGCGGCCTGGCCCAGGCCCGCTGGTCGCCCGACTGGGATTCGGCCGGCACCAGCCCCCTGGTACTGGATGGCGGGCAGCAGCGGCCGCTGCTCTATCTGCGCCGCTATTGGGGCTATGAGCAGCGCATTCGCCAGGGCATAGAGCAGCGCCTGCAACCCCTGCAACTGCCACAGGGGCAGGTACGGGGCCTGCTCGACGGCCTGTTTGCCGATGACACGGCCCAGCCTCGGCCCAATTGGCAGAAGATTGCCTGCGCCCTGGCGGCGCGTAGCGGCTTTGCCATCATCACCGGCGGTCCGGGCACCGGCAAGACCACCACAGTGGTGCGCCTGCTCGCCCTGCTGCAGGGGCTGCGCCTGCGCAACGGCCAGCCGCTGTTGCAGGTTCGCCTGGTGGCACCCACCGGCAAGGCTGCGGCACGACTGAACGAATCCATCGCCGGCAGCGTGCAGGGGCTGGCGCTGGACGGCCTATTGCCGGGGGATCAGACCCAGCACTGGCGCAATGCCATCCCCACCGAGGTCAGCACCCTGCATCGGTTGCTGGGCAGTCGGCCGGGCAGCCGCCGCTTTCGACACCACCCAGGCAACCCCCTGGCGCTGGACCTGGTGGTGGTGGATGAGGCCTCCATGGTGGATGTGGAGATGATGGCCAGCCTGGTGGCCGCCCTGCCGGATCAGGCGCGGCTGATCCTGCTCGGCGACAAGGATCAGCTGGCCTCGGTGGAGGCCGGCTCGGTGCTCGGCGACCTCTGTCGCCAGGCCGAACGGGGCCGCTACTGGCCTGCCACCCAGGACTGGATCGAGCAGGCCAGCGGTGAGCAGATCGGCCAATCGGCTGCCGGGCCAGGCCTGATCGACCCCCAGGGACCGGCCCTGCTGCAAGCCACCACCATGCTGCGGCACAGCTACCGGTTTGACGCCCACCCCGGCATCGGTCGGCTGGCCGAGCGGGTCAACACTGGCCAGGCACGGGTGGCAGAGATCAAGACGCTGTGCGTGGAACAGGCCTGGCAGGGGCCGGGCAAGACCGGCTCCCTGGGCTATCTGCAATTGGACCGGCACGACGAGCAGCGGCCGGACAGCACATTGCTGGAGCTTGTCATCCAGGGCTACTGGCCCTATCTGCAGCGTATCGGCCAGATGCCCCAGGGTACCCAGCCCGAAGATTGGGATGCCTGGGCCCTGCAGGTGTTCGCCGCGCAGCGGCGCTTTCAGCTGCTCACTGCGGTGCGCGCTGGGGCCTTTGGCGTCGAGGGCATGAACCGGCTGATCTACCAGGCCCTGCGCGCGCGCCTGAGCCAAGACCGGGATCAGGAGCCGAACCCGAACGGAGCAGAGGTCGAACGGCGCTGGCCGGTCCAGGCCGGGCTCTGGTATCTGGGTCGGCCCCTGCTGGTGACCCGCAACGACTATGGCCTGAGGCTGATGAACGGCGATATCGGCATCTGCCTGCCACGGCCCGGCCCACAGCGGCAGTGGCAGCGGCTGGCGGCCTTCCCCGATGGCGGGGGCGGGGTGCGCTGGATACTGCCCAGCCGTCTGCAGCAGGTAGAGACGGTGTTCGCCATGACGGTACACAAGTCTCAAGGCTCGGAGTTCGAACACAGCCTGCTGCTGCTACCCGACCAGCCAAGCCCTGTGCTGACCAAGGAACTGCTCTACACCGGCATCACCCGCGCCAGCCAGCGCTTCACCCTGGCCTGCCCCAGCGACCCGGTGCTGCAACAGGCCCTGTCCAGCCGGGTAAGCCGGGGCAGCGGGCTGTAA
- a CDS encoding tellurite resistance TerB family protein, translated as MFDAKRLLDQLVSSGAAGGLAGGLAGGALVNLLGGKKTKKLAGSALKMGGMALVGGMAYKAWQNYQQGNTQAAASAEGVPPAPPGSGFALPSSQDAAQRLSLLLVRAMISAAKADGQIDTQESQAILNQINELQLSAEDKAFLFEEYGKPLDISGLSGQVEGPEQAAEVYAASALILEPPSAAEQIYLDGLAQALNLQPGLLEQIQAQVRAAV; from the coding sequence ATGTTCGATGCCAAGCGTTTACTCGATCAACTGGTCAGCAGCGGGGCCGCTGGCGGTCTCGCCGGAGGCCTTGCCGGGGGTGCCCTGGTCAACCTGCTGGGCGGCAAGAAGACCAAGAAACTGGCCGGCTCCGCGCTCAAGATGGGCGGCATGGCCCTGGTAGGCGGCATGGCCTACAAGGCCTGGCAGAATTACCAGCAGGGCAACACCCAGGCCGCCGCCAGCGCCGAGGGCGTGCCACCGGCCCCGCCGGGCAGCGGCTTTGCCCTACCGTCAAGCCAGGATGCGGCGCAGCGGCTCAGCCTGCTGTTGGTGCGGGCGATGATCTCCGCCGCCAAGGCGGACGGCCAGATCGACACCCAGGAGAGCCAGGCTATTCTTAATCAGATCAACGAATTGCAGCTATCGGCGGAGGACAAGGCCTTTTTGTTCGAGGAATACGGCAAGCCCCTGGACATCAGCGGCCTGAGCGGCCAGGTGGAGGGGCCGGAACAGGCGGCAGAGGTCTATGCCGCCTCGGCCCTGATCCTGGAGCCCCCCTCGGCAGCGGAACAGATCTACCTGGACGGCCTGGCCCAGGCGCTGAACCTGCAACCCGGCCTGCTTGAGCAAATCCAGGCCCAGGTCAGGGCTGCGGTTTGA
- the recC gene encoding exodeoxyribonuclease V subunit gamma, with translation MTALTPGFMLLQGNQLELLRDLLVRWVSEQPLAPLEPECLLVQSNGMAQWLKLALAEDPGCGIAAALDMQLPGRFVWQAYRSVFEDLPSQSPFDKAPLGWRLYGLLGDLPGLAARLPQGQCLEPLQGFLQQDDDPRRRYQLAMGLADLFDQYQLYRADWLHDWAEGRDRLRLAKGQLQPLAAKQLWQPALWRLLREGLAAERQDRQAPWSSASRAEIHQAFVRHCATLGMEDRPAQLPRRLILFGISSLPRQVLELLQAIAPFTQVMVFSSNPCREYWGDLIEGKELLRREYRRIRQRKLPRDAERETLHQHGNPLLAAWGKQGRDYLHLLDELDQPERYRDQFTEGRIDLWQDPGEDCLLHQLQGDILRLDSLPERHQLASLIDPARDRSLEFIIAHSPQREVEILHDQLLDAFEQACRQGRSLALRDVLVMAPDIDTYAPHIQAVFGRHAARPGASGTAREPRFLPFHISDRGQRRHNSLIIALERLLQLPESRFAVSELLDLLDTPALRRRYGLNPADLPRLGQWIRGANIRWGLDGAQRASLDLPDLEQNSWMFGLRRMLLGYAQGDAGAWQGIEPYAEIGGLEAALVGPLYRLLQDLAASREQLRQAQTPEAWLNLLQDLLQRFFLSDSTEDDWALNQLELQLERLLEFWLEAGLATQTLPLEVVREALLAALDRPSLSQKFLAGAINFATLMPMRAVPFKQIWLLGMNDGDYPRSHRTADFDLMARDYRPGDRSRREDDRYLFLEALLSARERLVISWVGRDIRDGSLRPPSVLLGQLRDHIAAGWRLAQDQSEPCSEAARRKQLLAALTTEHPLQPFSRRYFSLAPEGKDTRLFTYAHEWRRVHTGPERPEQGQSVNALASYRPEGALGLGDLAEFLRRPLPCFYQRRLGVADFRIDAAQEDSETFAVQGLEKWSLQDQMLRQVGLELAQAAGQVANKAPAELLACAAQGLRRAGQLPMPPFASALQRQLGEELQPPLERYLGLLTEYTQALPAQLGELGQAPAKVQLQARLADLRANAQGEVIRLVLQASRLYQGDEIKWYQLVRHWPAHLFAQLRQPVTTRLLGPESDIILPPLAAEQAETWLLDLLQAWHEAMQHPLPLPCKTAFGWLLQGRPQQTYEGGFRQEGEIQEHPGYQRLWPDYASLAAEPAFMAYSQRLYGPVVNSVKPDL, from the coding sequence ATGACCGCACTGACCCCGGGATTCATGCTGCTGCAGGGCAACCAGCTGGAGCTGTTGCGTGATCTGCTGGTGCGCTGGGTCAGTGAACAGCCGCTGGCCCCGCTGGAGCCCGAGTGTCTGCTGGTGCAGAGCAACGGCATGGCGCAGTGGCTGAAGCTGGCCCTGGCCGAGGACCCCGGCTGCGGCATCGCAGCGGCCCTGGACATGCAGCTGCCTGGACGCTTTGTGTGGCAGGCCTATCGCTCGGTGTTCGAGGACCTGCCCAGCCAATCCCCCTTCGACAAGGCCCCGCTGGGCTGGCGGCTGTACGGCCTGCTCGGGGACCTGCCGGGGCTGGCGGCGCGTCTGCCCCAGGGCCAATGCCTGGAGCCGCTACAGGGCTTTCTGCAGCAGGACGACGACCCGCGTCGGCGCTATCAGCTGGCCATGGGGCTGGCCGATCTGTTCGATCAATATCAGCTATACCGGGCCGACTGGCTGCACGACTGGGCCGAGGGGCGCGACCGGCTGCGCCTGGCCAAGGGCCAGCTACAGCCACTGGCCGCCAAGCAGCTCTGGCAACCGGCCCTTTGGCGTTTGCTGCGCGAGGGGTTGGCCGCCGAGCGCCAGGATCGACAAGCCCCCTGGAGCAGCGCCAGCCGGGCCGAGATCCACCAGGCCTTTGTGCGCCACTGCGCCACTCTGGGCATGGAGGACCGGCCAGCACAGCTGCCGCGACGGCTGATCCTGTTCGGCATCTCCTCCCTGCCGCGTCAGGTGCTGGAGCTGCTACAGGCCATAGCCCCCTTCACCCAGGTGATGGTGTTCAGCAGCAACCCCTGTCGGGAATACTGGGGAGATCTGATCGAGGGCAAGGAGCTGTTGCGCCGGGAATACAGGCGTATTCGCCAGCGCAAGCTGCCCAGGGATGCCGAGCGCGAGACCCTGCACCAGCACGGCAACCCCCTGCTCGCGGCCTGGGGCAAGCAGGGCCGGGATTATCTGCACCTGCTCGATGAGCTGGACCAGCCGGAGCGCTATCGCGACCAATTTACCGAGGGGCGCATCGACCTCTGGCAGGACCCCGGCGAGGACTGCCTGCTGCACCAGCTACAGGGCGACATACTGCGTCTTGACTCGCTGCCGGAGCGGCACCAATTGGCGAGCCTGATCGACCCTGCGCGGGATCGCAGCCTGGAGTTCATCATCGCCCACAGCCCGCAGCGGGAGGTGGAGATTCTGCATGATCAACTGCTCGATGCCTTCGAGCAGGCCTGCCGACAGGGCCGATCGCTGGCCCTGCGGGATGTGCTGGTGATGGCGCCGGACATAGACACCTACGCCCCGCACATCCAGGCGGTATTCGGCCGCCATGCCGCGCGGCCAGGGGCATCGGGCACGGCGAGGGAGCCACGTTTTCTGCCCTTTCATATCTCTGATCGCGGCCAGCGCCGCCACAACAGCCTGATCATCGCCCTGGAGCGGCTGCTGCAGCTGCCCGAATCGCGCTTTGCCGTGAGCGAACTGCTCGACCTGCTCGACACCCCGGCCCTGCGCCGCCGTTATGGCCTGAACCCCGCCGATCTGCCCCGTCTGGGCCAATGGATACGGGGGGCCAACATCCGCTGGGGGCTGGATGGGGCACAACGCGCCAGCCTGGATCTGCCGGACCTGGAGCAGAACAGCTGGATGTTTGGTCTCAGGCGCATGTTGCTGGGCTATGCCCAGGGCGATGCCGGGGCCTGGCAGGGGATTGAGCCCTATGCCGAGATCGGCGGCCTGGAGGCGGCCCTGGTCGGCCCCCTGTATCGCCTGCTGCAAGACCTGGCCGCCAGCCGGGAACAGCTGCGCCAGGCACAGACGCCAGAGGCCTGGCTGAATCTGCTACAGGATCTGCTGCAGCGCTTTTTCCTCAGCGACAGCACCGAGGACGACTGGGCCCTGAACCAGCTGGAGCTGCAACTGGAGCGGCTGCTGGAGTTCTGGCTAGAGGCCGGGCTGGCAACCCAGACCCTACCCCTGGAGGTGGTGCGCGAGGCCCTGCTCGCCGCCCTGGACCGGCCCAGCCTGAGCCAGAAATTCCTTGCCGGGGCGATAAACTTCGCCACCCTCATGCCCATGCGTGCCGTACCCTTCAAACAGATCTGGCTGCTCGGCATGAACGATGGTGACTACCCACGCAGCCACCGGACGGCGGATTTCGACCTCATGGCACGGGATTACCGGCCAGGGGACAGATCGCGCCGGGAAGACGACCGCTACCTGTTCCTTGAGGCCCTGCTCTCGGCGCGGGAACGGCTGGTGATCAGCTGGGTGGGGCGGGATATCCGCGATGGTTCCCTGCGGCCACCCTCGGTACTGCTCGGCCAATTGCGTGACCACATAGCCGCCGGGTGGCGGCTGGCTCAGGACCAATCGGAACCCTGCTCCGAGGCGGCGCGGCGCAAGCAACTGCTCGCCGCCCTGACCACGGAGCACCCACTACAGCCCTTCAGCCGCCGCTATTTCAGCCTCGCCCCCGAGGGCAAGGATACCCGCCTGTTCACCTACGCCCATGAGTGGCGCCGGGTACATACCGGTCCCGAACGGCCCGAGCAGGGCCAATCCGTCAACGCCCTGGCCAGCTACCGCCCGGAAGGGGCCTTGGGTCTGGGCGACCTGGCCGAATTTCTGCGTCGGCCGCTGCCCTGCTTCTATCAGCGCCGTCTGGGAGTGGCCGATTTCCGCATCGACGCAGCCCAGGAGGACAGCGAGACCTTCGCTGTGCAGGGCCTGGAGAAATGGTCGCTGCAGGATCAAATGCTGCGTCAGGTCGGCCTGGAGCTGGCGCAGGCAGCGGGGCAGGTTGCGAACAAGGCCCCCGCCGAGCTGCTGGCCTGCGCCGCACAGGGCCTGCGCCGCGCCGGGCAACTGCCCATGCCGCCCTTCGCCAGTGCCCTGCAACGGCAGCTGGGCGAGGAGTTGCAGCCGCCCCTGGAGCGGTACCTTGGCCTGCTGACGGAATACACTCAGGCCCTGCCCGCCCAGCTGGGTGAGCTGGGCCAGGCCCCCGCAAAGGTGCAGTTGCAGGCACGCCTGGCCGACCTGCGCGCCAATGCCCAGGGCGAGGTGATTCGGCTGGTGCTGCAGGCCAGCCGTCTGTACCAGGGCGACGAGATCAAGTGGTATCAGCTGGTGCGGCACTGGCCGGCCCATCTGTTTGCCCAGCTGCGCCAGCCGGTAACCACTCGGCTGCTGGGCCCGGAGAGTGACATCATTCTGCCGCCCCTGGCCGCTGAACAGGCCGAGACCTGGCTATTGGATCTGCTGCAAGCCTGGCATGAGGCCATGCAACACCCCCTGCCGCTGCCCTGCAAGACCGCCTTTGGCTGGCTGCTGCAAGGCAGGCCGCAGCAGACCTACGAGGGAGGCTTCCGGCAGGAAGGCGAGATCCAGGAGCACCCCGGCTACCAACGCCTCTGGCCGGACTACGCCAGCCTGGCCGCCGAGCCTGCATTCATGGCCTACAGCCAGCGCCTGTATGGACCGGTTGTTAACAGTGTGAAGCCAGACCTGTGA